In one window of Brenneria goodwinii DNA:
- the rbsD gene encoding D-ribose pyranase: protein MKKAVLLNADISSVISRLGHTDRVVIGDAGLPIPDTTVRIDMALTHNVPTFLQVVAAVTSEMQVEAAIVAEEMAEKNPTLHNALLDQLKHLEIHQGNSIELHYVSHEDFKIQSGKSRAIIRSGECSPYANVILCAGVTF, encoded by the coding sequence ATGAAAAAAGCCGTATTGCTGAATGCTGATATTTCTTCCGTGATTTCCCGTTTGGGCCATACCGATCGGGTCGTGATTGGTGATGCAGGCTTACCTATTCCTGATACGACAGTGCGAATCGATATGGCATTGACTCACAACGTTCCAACCTTTTTGCAGGTTGTGGCGGCCGTCACCAGTGAGATGCAGGTCGAGGCCGCTATTGTTGCGGAAGAAATGGCGGAAAAAAATCCGACGCTCCATAACGCGTTACTCGATCAATTAAAACATCTTGAGATACACCAGGGAAACTCAATCGAATTGCATTATGTCAGCCATGAGGATTTTAAAATTCAAAGCGGAAAAAGCCGGGCTATCATTCGCAGCGGGGAATGTTCCCCGTATGCCAATGTCATCCTTTGCGCTGGCGTAACGTTCTGA
- the rbsC gene encoding ribose ABC transporter permease, which yields MNSQSITAKRWFSKEWLLEQKSLIALLILIAAVSAMSPNFFTLNNLFNILQQTSVNAIMAVGMTLVILTSGIDLSVGSLLALTGAVAASIVGLEVNALFAVFGALALGAFIGAGTGVIVAKGKVQAFIATLVMMLLLRGVTMVYTNGSPMNTGFSAAADAFGWFGIGRPLGIPTPVWIMAIVFAAAWYMLHHTRLGRYIYALGGNESATRLSGISVDKIKVIVYSLCGLLSALAGIIEVARLSSAQPTAGMGYELDAIAAVVLGGTSLAGGKGRIVGTLIGALILGFLNNGLNLLGVSSYYQMIVKAVVILLAVLVDNKSGK from the coding sequence ATGAATTCCCAATCCATCACGGCAAAACGCTGGTTCAGCAAAGAATGGCTACTTGAGCAAAAATCGCTGATAGCCCTGCTGATCCTTATTGCGGCTGTTTCCGCCATGAGCCCTAATTTTTTCACTTTGAACAACCTGTTCAATATTCTCCAGCAAACGTCCGTCAATGCCATCATGGCAGTGGGAATGACGCTGGTCATTCTTACCTCCGGCATCGATCTCTCCGTTGGTTCTTTGCTGGCGCTGACCGGCGCGGTGGCGGCATCAATTGTCGGTCTTGAGGTTAATGCCCTGTTCGCGGTGTTCGGGGCGCTGGCGCTGGGTGCGTTTATTGGCGCGGGAACCGGCGTTATCGTCGCAAAGGGCAAGGTCCAGGCGTTCATCGCAACGTTGGTCATGATGCTGTTATTACGCGGCGTCACCATGGTTTATACCAACGGCAGCCCGATGAACACCGGCTTTTCCGCTGCAGCGGATGCCTTTGGCTGGTTCGGTATCGGTCGTCCGTTGGGTATCCCGACGCCCGTCTGGATTATGGCTATCGTATTCGCGGCGGCCTGGTACATGCTGCACCACACCCGCCTGGGCCGTTATATCTATGCGCTGGGCGGCAATGAGTCCGCCACCCGACTGTCGGGCATCAGCGTTGATAAAATCAAGGTCATTGTCTATTCCCTGTGTGGCTTGCTGTCTGCCCTGGCGGGAATTATTGAAGTCGCTCGGTTATCGTCGGCTCAACCTACGGCAGGAATGGGCTACGAGCTTGACGCCATTGCGGCCGTCGTGCTGGGTGGGACAAGTTTGGCCGGCGGTAAAGGACGGATTGTCGGCACGCTGATTGGCGCGCTGATCCTCGGATTTCTTAACAATGGATTGAATTTATTAGGTGTTTCTTCTTACTACCAGATGATCGTCAAGGCTGTCGTTATTTTGCTGGCGGTTTTGGTAGATAACAAAAGCGGTAAATAA
- the rbsB gene encoding ribose ABC transporter substrate-binding protein RbsB has translation MNMKKLAILVSAVALSAAVSANALAKDTIALVVSTLNNPFFVSMKDGAQKEADKLGYNLVVLDSQNNPAKELANVQDLTVRGTKVLLINPTDSDAVGNAIKLANQAKIPVITLDRVASSGEVVSHVASDNAFGGKVAGDFIAKKVGEGAKIIQLEGIAGTSAARERGAGFMKSAENNKFTILASQPADFDRTKGLNVMQNLLTAHPEVQAVFAQNDEMALGALRALQTAGKTDVLVVGFDGTEDGVKAVESGKLAATVAQRPDQIGVIGVETANKALKGEKVQAIIPVDLKLVTK, from the coding sequence ATGAATATGAAAAAACTGGCGATTCTGGTTTCTGCTGTTGCGCTGAGTGCGGCTGTCAGCGCCAACGCACTGGCCAAAGATACGATTGCTCTGGTGGTATCGACATTGAATAACCCGTTCTTTGTGTCAATGAAAGACGGGGCGCAAAAAGAAGCCGATAAGCTGGGATATAACCTGGTGGTGCTGGATTCTCAAAACAACCCGGCCAAAGAGCTGGCGAACGTTCAGGATCTGACGGTTCGTGGCACGAAAGTACTGCTGATTAACCCTACCGACTCCGATGCGGTGGGTAACGCGATTAAGCTGGCTAATCAGGCGAAAATACCGGTCATTACTCTCGACCGCGTGGCAAGCAGCGGTGAAGTGGTTAGCCACGTCGCTTCTGACAATGCCTTTGGCGGTAAAGTCGCCGGCGATTTTATTGCGAAAAAAGTGGGTGAAGGCGCCAAGATCATCCAGCTGGAAGGGATTGCCGGAACGTCTGCGGCGCGTGAACGCGGCGCGGGTTTTATGAAATCGGCTGAAAATAACAAATTTACCATTCTTGCCAGTCAGCCCGCCGACTTCGATCGCACTAAGGGGCTGAATGTAATGCAGAACCTTTTGACGGCGCACCCCGAAGTGCAGGCGGTGTTTGCTCAAAATGACGAAATGGCGCTGGGCGCGTTGCGAGCGCTGCAAACCGCAGGTAAAACCGATGTGCTGGTGGTAGGGTTTGACGGCACGGAAGACGGCGTGAAGGCCGTTGAGTCTGGAAAACTGGCGGCAACGGTTGCGCAACGTCCCGATCAGATTGGGGTTATCGGCGTTGAAACCGCGAATAAAGCGCTGAAAGGCGAAAAAGTTCAGGCCATTATTCCGGTTGATCTGAAACTGGTAACAAAGTAG
- the rbsK gene encoding ribokinase codes for MKMGKLVVLGSINADHILNLEQFPRPGETVIGKQYRVAFGGKGANQAVAAGRSGADIAFIACVGDDDIGARIRQQLSEDRIDVSAVEAVPGQTTGVALIFVNGEAENMIAINAGANAAVTPDYLRRHQQLIIDASALLVQLESPLETVAAAAKVAHEHHTAVILNPAPACELPDDLLSLVDIITPNETEAQRLTGIAVRTEEDAARASRVLHDKGIATVLITLGSRGVWLSEEGNGQRIPGYPVQAVDTIAAGDTFNGALVTALLENQPMSAAVKFAHAAAAIAVTRPGAQPSVPWREEIDAFLQSQG; via the coding sequence ATGAAAATGGGTAAGCTGGTGGTGCTGGGCAGTATTAATGCTGACCATATTCTCAATCTGGAGCAATTTCCCCGCCCGGGGGAAACGGTGATCGGTAAGCAATACCGCGTCGCTTTCGGCGGGAAAGGGGCTAATCAGGCTGTCGCCGCCGGCCGCAGCGGCGCGGATATCGCTTTTATCGCCTGTGTCGGCGATGATGATATCGGCGCCAGGATTCGTCAGCAGTTAAGTGAAGATCGTATTGATGTTTCGGCTGTTGAAGCGGTGCCCGGCCAAACAACCGGCGTGGCGCTGATCTTTGTCAATGGCGAGGCGGAAAATATGATCGCGATTAACGCTGGCGCCAACGCCGCCGTTACGCCTGACTATCTTCGCCGTCATCAGCAACTGATTATTGATGCTTCCGCCTTGCTTGTGCAGCTTGAGTCACCGCTGGAAACCGTGGCGGCGGCGGCCAAAGTTGCCCATGAACATCACACCGCGGTTATTCTTAATCCCGCGCCGGCCTGTGAACTGCCCGATGATTTACTGTCGCTGGTGGATATCATTACCCCCAACGAGACTGAAGCTCAGCGTCTGACGGGCATCGCCGTCAGGACAGAAGAAGATGCTGCCCGCGCCTCGCGGGTATTGCACGATAAAGGGATTGCAACCGTACTGATTACGCTGGGCAGTCGTGGCGTCTGGTTGAGTGAAGAAGGCAACGGGCAGCGTATTCCTGGCTATCCGGTTCAGGCGGTGGACACGATTGCCGCCGGGGACACGTTCAACGGCGCGCTGGTAACGGCGCTACTGGAGAACCAGCCGATGTCGGCCGCGGTTAAGTTTGCGCATGCCGCCGCCGCGATCGCCGTGACTCGTCCCGGCGCTCAGCCGTCCGTACCATGGCGTGAAGAGATAGATGCTTTTTTGCAATCCCAGGGGTGA
- the kup gene encoding low affinity potassium transporter Kup, producing MSSEHKRSLPAVTLAAIGVVYGDIGTSPLYTLRECLSGQFGFGVEPDSVFGFLSLIFWLLIIVVSLKYLAYVMRADNAGEGGILTLMSLAGRNTSYRMTSILVIMGLIGGSFFYGEVVITPAISVMSAIEGIEIVAPSMDHYIVPASIVVLTLLFIIQKHGTGSVGKLFAPVMMLWFLTLAVLGARSIIANPQVLHALNPMWAIHFFIEYKMVAFFALGAVVLAITGVEALYADMGHFGKFPIRLAWFTVVLPSLVLNYFGQGALLLKNPDAIKNPFFLLAPNWALIPLLVLATLATIIASQAVISGVFSLTRQAVRLGYLPPMRIVHTSDMESGQIYIPSINWLLYVAVVIVIASFEHSSNLAAAYGIAVTGTMVLTSILSCTVAIHNWHWHRYLVWILLIGLLLIDVPMFLANVMKIFSGGWLPLTLGMVMFIVMTTWKSERFRLLRRLNEHGNSLDAMIASLEKNPPLKVPGTAVYLSRATHVIPFALLHNLKHNKILHERVVLLTMKNEDAPYVLNARRVSVEQLSPTFWRVIANYGWRETPNVEEVFHRCWQDGLTCEMLETSFFMSNESLTMGKRPWYLCIRGKLFMMLSRNALRAADQFEIPPNRLIELGIQVEI from the coding sequence ATGAGCTCAGAACATAAACGTTCGCTTCCGGCCGTCACGCTGGCAGCGATAGGGGTGGTTTACGGAGATATAGGAACCAGCCCGCTTTATACGCTAAGGGAGTGCTTATCTGGGCAGTTTGGTTTTGGTGTTGAACCAGACTCCGTATTTGGTTTTCTTTCTTTGATCTTTTGGCTATTGATCATTGTCGTCTCTCTGAAGTATCTGGCTTATGTCATGCGAGCCGATAACGCCGGTGAAGGCGGTATCCTCACGCTGATGTCGCTGGCCGGGCGTAATACCTCTTATCGAATGACGTCGATATTGGTCATTATGGGGCTGATTGGCGGCAGTTTTTTCTATGGCGAGGTGGTCATCACGCCGGCAATATCGGTGATGTCTGCAATAGAGGGGATTGAAATCGTCGCGCCGTCGATGGATCACTATATCGTTCCGGCATCGATTGTCGTGCTGACATTACTGTTTATTATTCAGAAGCATGGTACCGGCAGCGTAGGAAAACTGTTTGCGCCGGTCATGATGCTCTGGTTTCTTACGCTGGCGGTGCTGGGCGCGCGGAGCATCATTGCCAACCCGCAAGTGCTGCATGCGCTGAATCCGATGTGGGCCATCCACTTCTTTATTGAATATAAAATGGTGGCGTTTTTTGCACTGGGGGCGGTGGTGCTGGCTATTACCGGCGTAGAGGCGCTGTATGCGGATATGGGGCACTTCGGCAAGTTTCCTATTCGTCTGGCCTGGTTTACCGTCGTCCTTCCCTCGCTGGTGCTCAATTATTTTGGTCAGGGCGCTCTATTACTTAAAAATCCGGATGCGATTAAAAACCCCTTCTTTCTATTGGCGCCCAACTGGGCGTTGATTCCATTGCTGGTGTTGGCGACGCTGGCGACGATTATTGCATCACAGGCGGTAATTTCGGGCGTATTTTCACTCACCCGTCAGGCGGTGCGCCTGGGATATCTTCCCCCCATGCGTATTGTGCATACGTCCGATATGGAGTCTGGCCAGATTTATATCCCGTCGATTAACTGGCTGTTATACGTTGCCGTGGTGATCGTGATCGCCAGCTTTGAACATTCAAGCAACCTGGCCGCGGCGTACGGTATCGCGGTAACCGGGACCATGGTGTTGACCAGTATCCTATCTTGTACCGTGGCAATACATAATTGGCACTGGCATCGCTACCTGGTGTGGATACTGCTGATCGGACTGTTGCTGATTGATGTGCCGATGTTTTTAGCCAACGTGATGAAAATATTCTCGGGAGGCTGGTTGCCGCTGACGCTGGGAATGGTGATGTTTATCGTCATGACTACCTGGAAAAGCGAACGATTCAGACTGTTGCGGCGCCTGAATGAACATGGCAATTCACTGGACGCCATGATCGCCTCATTAGAGAAAAATCCCCCGTTAAAAGTACCCGGAACGGCGGTTTATCTGTCGCGGGCCACACATGTTATCCCGTTTGCGCTGTTGCACAACCTGAAACATAACAAGATATTGCATGAACGGGTGGTGCTGCTGACCATGAAAAACGAGGATGCGCCCTATGTGCTTAATGCGCGCCGGGTCTCGGTGGAACAGCTTTCACCCACATTCTGGCGCGTTATCGCCAACTATGGCTGGCGTGAAACGCCTAACGTAGAAGAGGTATTCCATCGTTGTTGGCAGGATGGGTTAACCTGCGAGATGTTGGAAACCTCATTCTTTATGTCCAACGAGTCGCTGACGATGGGCAAACGCCCGTGGTATCTGTGTATACGCGGCAAACTGTTTATGATGCTTAGTCGTAATGCGCTGCGGGCGGCCGATCAGTTTGAAATACCCCCTAACCGGCTGATTGAACTTGGTATTCAGGTAGAGATTTAG
- the qseC gene encoding quorum sensing histidine kinase QseC has product MKSLSLRLRLAIGFILLTLVCWGIAGLLSWHQTRHTINELFDTQQMLFAKRLATVNPKELSANPQSLPKTKKLARHHRGNQEEDALAFALFTRDGRMVLNDGENGKDFIFNYSQNGFIDGRLRDDDDKWRMVWLATEDNRYIVVVGQEWEYRRDRVLDIVKTNLMPWLFALPVMLLLMFWLISRELSPLKLIARQLSRRPPEEDAPLDTRAIPKEVLPLVNELNNLFTRISDMLLRERRFTSDAAHELRSPLAALKVQTELAQLSDDDEIVRRRALNNLDEGIDRATRLVDQLLTLSRLDSQSFVNEQRPVQLQDLLQQMVVDHYRKAHAAGIELMLDIPNEPVVIQGHPLLMAVLIRNLLDNAIRYSHKGGTIKLKLSARNIQVLDDGPGLSREALARVGERFFRPPGQEKSGSGLGLSIVNNIARLHGMQVHLSNRPKGGLEAAVSW; this is encoded by the coding sequence ATGAAGTCTCTCAGCCTGCGCCTGCGGCTGGCTATCGGATTTATTTTGCTGACGCTGGTCTGTTGGGGGATCGCCGGACTCCTGTCCTGGCATCAAACACGCCATACGATTAATGAACTGTTCGACACCCAGCAAATGCTATTTGCCAAACGGCTGGCCACTGTAAATCCCAAAGAGTTAAGCGCCAATCCCCAGTCACTGCCGAAAACCAAAAAGCTGGCGCGCCATCATCGAGGCAATCAGGAAGAAGATGCGCTGGCCTTTGCGCTATTCACCCGGGATGGCCGGATGGTGCTGAATGATGGCGAGAACGGTAAAGATTTCATCTTTAACTACTCGCAAAATGGGTTTATCGACGGCAGGCTGCGCGACGATGATGATAAATGGCGTATGGTATGGCTGGCGACGGAAGATAACCGCTATATCGTCGTTGTCGGGCAGGAATGGGAATACCGTCGGGATAGGGTTCTGGATATCGTAAAGACTAATCTCATGCCCTGGCTATTTGCCCTGCCGGTTATGCTGCTACTGATGTTCTGGCTGATTTCCCGTGAACTGTCGCCGCTTAAGCTCATCGCCAGACAGCTTAGCCGGCGTCCTCCTGAAGAGGACGCGCCGCTTGATACCCGCGCGATACCCAAGGAAGTTCTGCCGCTGGTCAATGAGCTGAACAACCTGTTTACCCGCATCAGCGACATGCTGTTGCGCGAGCGTCGCTTTACCTCCGATGCCGCCCATGAGTTGCGCAGCCCGCTGGCGGCCCTGAAGGTGCAGACGGAACTGGCGCAGTTGTCCGATGACGACGAGATCGTACGTCGTCGGGCGCTGAATAATCTGGACGAAGGAATAGATCGCGCCACGCGGCTGGTGGATCAACTGTTAACGCTTTCCCGGCTGGATTCTCAATCCTTCGTTAACGAACAGCGGCCCGTTCAGTTACAAGATCTGCTGCAACAAATGGTTGTCGACCATTACCGGAAAGCGCACGCGGCGGGCATTGAACTGATGCTGGATATCCCGAACGAGCCCGTTGTCATCCAGGGCCATCCATTACTGATGGCGGTGCTGATTCGTAATCTGCTGGATAACGCCATCCGCTACAGTCATAAGGGCGGAACGATAAAACTGAAGCTCTCGGCGCGAAATATCCAGGTTCTCGATGATGGGCCAGGCCTCAGCCGTGAGGCGCTGGCGCGAGTCGGCGAGCGTTTTTTTCGCCCCCCGGGACAGGAAAAATCCGGCAGCGGTTTAGGGCTATCCATCGTGAATAATATCGCCCGTCTGCATGGCATGCAGGTTCATCTAAGCAATCGCCCCAAAGGCGGACTGGAAGCGGCGGTAAGCTGGTAA
- a CDS encoding YgiW/YdeI family stress tolerance OB fold protein: MKKTIALFAITALISAPVFAAQTGGLVSPDSSVASAPQGGFSGPNSSATTVDKALEMKDDSWITLTGNIEQRIGNDDYLFRDATGTIRVEIDHKRWNGQTVSPTDKVEIQGELDKDFNSVELEVKHIRKL, from the coding sequence ATGAAAAAAACAATCGCACTTTTCGCCATTACGGCCCTGATTTCCGCACCGGTCTTTGCCGCCCAGACGGGAGGACTGGTCAGCCCTGATTCTTCGGTTGCCAGCGCGCCGCAAGGCGGATTTTCCGGCCCCAATAGCAGCGCGACGACGGTAGACAAGGCTCTGGAAATGAAAGATGACAGTTGGATCACCCTGACAGGTAATATAGAACAACGCATTGGCAATGATGACTATCTGTTCCGTGACGCGACGGGCACGATAAGAGTGGAGATCGATCATAAGCGTTGGAACGGACAGACCGTTTCTCCCACGGACAAGGTTGAAATTCAGGGGGAGTTGGATAAAGACTTCAACTCCGTTGAGCTGGAAGTAAAACATATCCGCAAGCTTTGA
- the rbsA gene encoding ribose ABC transporter ATP-binding protein RbsA: protein MQPLLQLQGITKTFPGVKALSGAALNVYPGKVMALVGENGAGKSTMMKVLTGIYHKDAGSVHFLGKEVAFSGPKASQDAGIGIIHQELNLIPQLTIAENIFLGREFTNRFGRIDWKKMYAEADKLLKRLNLRYDSRRIVGDLSIGDQQMVEIAKVLSFESKVIIMDEPTDALTDTETASLFSVIKELQAQGRGIVYISHRLKEIFEICDDVTVFRDGQFIGECPVSALQEDRLIEMMVGRKLEEQYPRLNQAPGEVRLQVKNLCGPGVDDISFTVRKGEILGVAGLMGAGRTELMKILYGALPRTGGYITLDGREVMVRKPQDGLANGIVYISEDRKRDGLVLGMSVKENMSLTALRYFSRRGGQIKHPEEQLAVGDFIRLFNIKTPSMEQPIGLLSGGNQQKVAIARGLMTRPNVLILDEPTRGVDVGAKKEIYQLINQFKQEGLSIILVSSEMPEVLGMSDRIIVMHEGRLSGEFSIEQATQEALMAAAVGKQYGVKQE from the coding sequence ATGCAACCTTTACTGCAACTGCAAGGCATTACCAAAACTTTTCCCGGCGTTAAGGCGCTTTCCGGCGCGGCGTTAAATGTTTATCCGGGCAAGGTTATGGCGCTGGTGGGCGAAAATGGCGCCGGTAAATCCACCATGATGAAAGTGCTGACCGGTATCTACCATAAAGACGCCGGCAGCGTGCATTTTCTGGGAAAGGAAGTGGCGTTCAGCGGCCCTAAAGCCTCTCAGGACGCTGGCATCGGCATTATTCATCAAGAACTTAACCTGATCCCTCAGCTCACTATCGCCGAGAATATTTTTCTTGGCCGTGAGTTCACCAACCGTTTTGGCCGTATTGACTGGAAAAAGATGTACGCGGAGGCGGACAAACTGCTAAAGCGCCTGAATCTGCGTTATGACAGCCGGCGTATTGTCGGTGACTTATCGATTGGCGATCAGCAAATGGTGGAGATCGCCAAGGTGCTGAGTTTTGAATCAAAAGTCATCATCATGGATGAGCCGACCGACGCGCTGACCGATACCGAAACCGCATCGTTATTCAGCGTAATTAAAGAGTTACAGGCTCAGGGACGCGGCATTGTTTATATTTCCCACCGTTTGAAAGAGATTTTTGAAATATGCGATGACGTGACCGTGTTTCGCGACGGCCAGTTTATCGGCGAATGCCCGGTCAGTGCGTTGCAGGAAGATCGGCTTATCGAAATGATGGTCGGGCGTAAGCTCGAAGAACAATACCCGCGGTTGAATCAGGCTCCGGGAGAGGTTCGCTTACAGGTGAAAAATCTTTGCGGGCCGGGCGTTGATGACATCAGCTTTACCGTACGCAAAGGCGAGATTCTTGGCGTTGCTGGGTTAATGGGCGCCGGTCGCACCGAATTAATGAAAATACTTTACGGTGCCCTGCCGCGGACCGGCGGTTATATAACGCTGGATGGCCGGGAAGTGATGGTTCGTAAACCGCAGGACGGCCTGGCAAACGGGATTGTTTATATTTCTGAAGATCGAAAGCGAGATGGTCTGGTATTGGGCATGTCGGTTAAAGAGAACATGTCATTAACCGCACTGCGCTATTTCAGCCGCCGCGGCGGACAAATCAAACATCCGGAAGAGCAGTTGGCCGTCGGCGATTTTATCCGCCTGTTTAATATCAAAACGCCGTCAATGGAACAACCCATTGGGCTGTTATCCGGCGGTAATCAGCAAAAAGTCGCCATCGCCCGCGGATTGATGACCCGTCCTAACGTGCTGATCCTTGATGAGCCTACCCGCGGAGTCGATGTGGGGGCCAAAAAAGAGATCTACCAGTTAATCAATCAGTTTAAACAAGAAGGTCTGAGCATCATCTTGGTCTCATCCGAAATGCCCGAAGTTTTGGGCATGAGCGATCGCATCATTGTTATGCATGAAGGTCGTTTAAGCGGCGAATTTTCGATTGAGCAAGCAACCCAGGAAGCGCTGATGGCGGCGGCCGTTGGTAAGCAATACGGCGTAAAGCAGGAGTGA
- the qseB gene encoding quorum sensing response regulator transcription factor QseB, with translation MRILLIEDDRLIGDGLKAGLTKLGFNVDWFTQGKEGAAAIDAAPYDAVVLDLSLPEIDGLDILRQWRQAKHDEPVLVLTARDALEQRVEGLQQGADDYLSKPFALTEVAARLQALIRRRHGQLQPVLTHGAVSLELGSRTVTLNNEPQVLKSRELALLELFLMNPGRVLTRAQLEEKLYGWDDDVSSNAVEVHIHHLRKKLGSGFIRTVHGVGYILGEAS, from the coding sequence ATGAGAATTTTGTTAATCGAAGACGATCGCCTGATTGGCGACGGGCTAAAAGCCGGACTAACCAAACTTGGTTTTAATGTTGACTGGTTTACGCAAGGTAAAGAAGGCGCCGCGGCCATAGACGCGGCGCCTTATGATGCGGTGGTGCTCGATCTCAGCCTGCCGGAAATAGACGGGTTGGATATTCTGCGGCAATGGCGCCAGGCCAAACACGATGAACCGGTACTGGTCCTCACCGCCCGAGACGCATTGGAGCAGCGCGTTGAGGGGTTGCAACAGGGCGCTGACGACTATCTGAGTAAACCCTTTGCCCTGACGGAGGTCGCCGCGCGCCTACAAGCGCTGATCCGTCGTCGGCACGGACAGCTTCAGCCCGTACTGACGCATGGCGCCGTATCGCTTGAGCTAGGATCTCGTACCGTAACTTTAAACAACGAACCGCAGGTGCTTAAATCCCGCGAGTTGGCGCTGCTTGAACTGTTCCTGATGAATCCCGGCCGCGTATTGACGCGCGCGCAGTTGGAAGAAAAACTGTATGGCTGGGATGATGACGTATCCAGCAACGCTGTCGAAGTGCATATTCATCATTTACGCAAAAAGCTGGGCAGCGGCTTCATCCGCACGGTACACGGCGTCGGCTATATTCTGGGAGAGGCGTCATGA
- the rbsR gene encoding ribose operon transcriptional repressor RbsR: MTTMKDVARLAGVSTSTVSHVINNDRFVSDTIRDRVMAAVEQLNYAPSALARSLKINQTQTIGMLLTASNNPFYAEVVRGVERSCYERGYSLILCNTEGDHDRMSRSLETLLQKRVDGVLLMCTESHRPLPDMMSRYPSIPMIVMDWAPFDGGIDVIKDNSLLGGEMATNYLISRGYRKIACIAGPKDKTTAYNRLEGYRQAMQHAGLSIPDEYEIFGDFEFETGYRAMQQLLSLEDKPDAVFAGNDAMAVGVYHALYQAGLSIPRDMAVIGYDDIELARYMSPPLTTIHQPKDELGELAVDTLLYRLEHPDTEPNVLVLTPELMVRKSVS, from the coding sequence TTGACAACCATGAAAGACGTCGCCCGCTTAGCGGGTGTTTCCACCTCTACGGTTTCTCACGTTATCAATAATGACCGCTTTGTCAGCGATACCATCCGCGACAGAGTGATGGCTGCCGTTGAGCAACTTAATTATGCGCCTTCGGCGTTGGCCAGAAGTCTCAAAATAAATCAGACTCAAACGATAGGCATGCTGCTGACGGCCAGTAATAACCCATTTTATGCCGAGGTGGTTCGAGGCGTTGAGCGCAGTTGCTATGAACGGGGCTACAGTCTAATTCTGTGTAATACCGAAGGCGACCACGATCGAATGAGTCGTAGTCTAGAAACATTACTGCAAAAGCGCGTCGATGGCGTGCTGCTGATGTGCACGGAAAGCCATCGACCCCTGCCTGACATGATGAGTCGCTATCCTTCTATACCGATGATAGTGATGGATTGGGCGCCGTTTGATGGGGGAATTGACGTTATTAAAGATAATTCCCTGCTGGGCGGCGAGATGGCGACTAATTACCTGATTTCCCGCGGTTATCGCAAGATAGCCTGTATCGCGGGACCGAAAGATAAAACCACCGCCTATAACCGTCTCGAAGGGTATCGTCAGGCCATGCAGCACGCAGGGTTATCCATTCCAGATGAGTATGAAATTTTTGGTGATTTTGAATTTGAAACCGGTTATCGGGCGATGCAGCAGCTATTGTCGTTAGAAGATAAACCCGATGCCGTGTTTGCCGGTAATGATGCTATGGCGGTTGGCGTTTATCATGCGCTATATCAGGCCGGGCTCTCTATTCCCAGAGACATGGCGGTTATCGGCTATGATGATATTGAATTGGCCCGCTATATGTCTCCTCCTCTTACGACAATCCATCAACCAAAAGATGAGCTCGGCGAATTAGCTGTTGATACGCTACTGTATCGGCTGGAACATCCCGATACTGAGCCGAATGTTCTGGTGCTTACGCCGGAATTGATGGTGCGTAAATCTGTCAGCTAG